From one Equus asinus isolate D_3611 breed Donkey chromosome 5, EquAss-T2T_v2, whole genome shotgun sequence genomic stretch:
- the HSPB7 gene encoding heat shock protein beta-7 has translation MSHRTSSTFRAERSFHSSSASSASHALPAQDPPMEKALSMFSEDFGSFMRPRSEPLAFPARSGGPGNIKTLGDAYEFAVDVSDFSPEDIIVTTSNNHIEVRAEKLAADGTVMNTFAHKCQLPEDVDPTSVTSALREDGSLTIRARRHPHTEHVQQIFRTEIKI, from the exons ATGAGCCACAGGACCTCCTCCACCTTCAGAGCGGAGAGAAGCTTCCATTCCTCCTCGGCCTCCTCAGCCTCCCACGCCCTCCCGGCCCAGGACCCCCCGATGGAGAAGGCCCTGAGCATGTTCTCCGAGGATTTCGGCAGCTTCATGCGGCCCCGCTCGGAGCCCCTGGCCTTCCCAG CCCGTTCCGGGGGACCGGGCAACATCAAGACCCTCGGAGACGCCTATGAGTTTGCAGTGGACGTGAGCGACTTCTCACCTGAAGACATCATCGTCACCACCTCCAACAACCACATCGAGGTGCGGGCTGAGAAG CTGGCAGCGGATGGCACCGTCATGAACACCTTCGCTCACAAGTGCCAGCTGCCAGAGGACGTGGACCCCACATCCGTGACCTCGGCTCTGAGGGAGGACGGCAGCCTCACCATCCGGGCGCGACGCCACCCACACACAGAGCACGTCCAGCAGATCTTCCGGACGGAGATAAAAATCTGA